The Plasmodium knowlesi strain H genome assembly, chromosome: 14 genome has a segment encoding these proteins:
- a CDS encoding structural maintenance of chromosomes protein 2, putative, which produces MHIEEIILDGFKSYPTKTVIGPFHPQFNAITGLNGSGKSNVLDAICFVMGINNLNLIRVNRLDELIYKQGQAGITKGSVTIKFNNEQKPSPLQEPYRDMKNITITRQIVLGGRNRYLLNSHNAKPKDISDFFQSLKLNINNPHFLIMQGKITKVINMKPVELLGLIEESSGTKLYEVKRTNAIKLMGKKDQKLDEINKVLVDEIEPTLVKLKKEKEEYNKFISNNEEIEKFEKIEIAYKYYVAKNMMEKSKEKIEDAMDEKKVLEKDIKDIDKEMEIYKKEKEKLASQTYVASEPMKILISEKEQVEKKISHLRSEAKIEGKEKEKEKKKKEEIKKEIERIEKKLNDYEKNDEKNNKNLKSYEDLKKKIQLLREELSEKQTTINCLLSGGINNSEYTGSFREQLKNNKTNLSQIETQINNLLQNSKHLEKEIMALKDQRKKFDKEFSEMNKEKETEEKKKIACDEELQKLNSEYNNFQDLDELQEEKKLLTNEIEKLQQELQVLKNLINHVKIDFKVPGNVNPADVLGQIYELIKIKKDYRQTALAIHLILGGKLSYILVQNKECSKSLFEYNNFAKGSRRVTLLPLKDCIVSRDVNEKIVEECRRYVGVDSKDKKDVIYFLDIMEYNNKLEKLIRYLFNGTIICSNVDYCKKITYNPNKKMSFPTITLEGDKFDTSGSMSGGSNKNINLFLLHYEKYENKKKELLEKEQKLKEITAKLDMLKKAEEKKKKLCKDLQIYADNLSNIENRIQTSKYGNISQKIEQSKEEIEKGRKELTELYAKQKKLTEVIHKIEKDISEYENNKDKKEEDLKDSVRKLKNKIKLLENEEHKKKEEVDGVLLQIENYKKQMEKESNDLVIADETINQIDKKIEEIENNVNASLEELKNLDKKILELQASFTCYENEIKQVIKKMESLEKRKSQHMLDLKKLDNTLIDLQKDSQTASETVKYLNKTHVWIESYEPLFNKKCTPYDFENFRHDVIQKKIQALQNEQNKLSININRKAVQMYEQVQVDYKDLITKKSQVEEDKKKIQEVIADLDVKKSESLLAMYEQINEYFQAIFSTLLNNAQAKLSVVDGDLSNGIEMKIAFNNNWKESLTELSGGQRSLLALSLILALLKVRTVPMYILDEIDAALDLNHTQNIGDMIRTQFPNSQFIIVSLKEGMFSHADVLFKMRFIDGISTVNRHSLDIRQSKNNREVTEVKRRRVTIHERDPDD; this is translated from the exons ATGCACATCGAGGAGATCATACTGGATGGCTTCAAGAGCTATCCAACTAAAACGGTGATCGGGCCGTTCCATCCGCAGTTCAACGCGATAACAGGGCTAAACGGAAGCGGTAAATCAAACGTACTAGACGCAATATGCTTCGTCATGGGCATAAACAATTTGAACCTGATTCGGGTGAATAGACTGGATGAGCTGATCTACAAGCAAGGACAAGCAGGAATCACCAAAGGAAGCGTAACCATCAAATTTAACAATGAGCAGAAGCCAAGTCCTCTACAGGAACCGTACAGAGACATGAAGAACATCACCATAACGAGACAAATCGTTTTAGGAGGACGAAATAGGTACCTGCTAAATAGTCACAACGCCAAGCCAAAAGATATTAGCGACTTCTTTCAATCGCTCAAATTAAATATTAACAATCCGCATTTTCTAATAATGCAAGGAAAGATAACAAAAGTGATAAATATGAAGCCAGTGGAGTTACTGGGGCTGATTGAAGAATCCAGTGGGACAAAACTGTACGAGgtgaaaagaacaaacgcAATAAAATTAATGGGAAAGAAAGATCAAAAGCTGGATGAAATTAACAAAGTACTAGTGGATGAAATTGAACCAACCCTGGtaaagttaaaaaaggagaaggaagaatacaACAAATTCATTAGcaataatgaagaaattgaaaagttTGAGAAGATCGAAATTGCATACAAATATTATGTGGCCAAAAATATGATGgagaaaagtaaagaaaaaattgaagacgcaatggatgaaaagaaagttcTAGAAAAAGACATCAAGGATATCGACAAGGAAATGGAGatttataaaaaggaaaaagaaaagttagCAAGCCAGACATATGTTGCTAGTGAACCTATGAAGATACTCATCTCGGAGAAGGAACaggtggaaaagaaaatctcCCATCTAAGGTCAGAAGCAAAgatagaaggaaaggaaaaagaaaaggaaaaaaaaaaaaaagaagaaattaaaaaagaaatagaacgtattgaaaaaaaattaaacgattatgaaaaaaatgacgagaagaataataaaaacttAAAGTCTTATGAggatctgaaaaaaaaaatacaactccTACGGGAAGAGCTTAGTGAAAAGCAGACCACCATTAACTGTTTGTTAAGTGGGGGGATCAACAACAGCGAGTACACTGGCTCCTTCAGGGagcaattaaaaaataataaaacgaATCTGAGCCAAATAGAGACCCAGATAAATAATTTGCTACAAAATAGCAAACATCTCGAGAAGGAAATCATGGCATTAAAGgatcaaaggaaaaaattcgatAAGGAGTTCAGCGAaatgaacaaagaaaaagaaacggaggaaaaaaaaaaaatcgcttGTGACGAAGAActacaaaaattaaacagtGAATATAATAACTTCCAAGATTTAGATGAACtacaggaagagaaaaagctCCTAACaaatgaaatagaaaaattgcAGCAGGAGTTACAAGTTCTGAAAAATTTAATCAACCATGTAAAGATAGATTTCAAAGTACCTGGCAATGTCAACCCAGCAGATGTCCTTGGACAGATATATGAACTGATCAAAATTAAGAAGGATTACAGACAAACGGCCTTGGCCATTCACCTAATTCTTGGAGGAAAATTATCCTACATACTTGTCCAGAACAAAGAGTGTAGTAAAAGTCTATTCGAATATAATAATTTTGCCAAGGGAAGTAGGAGAGTAACCCTATTGCCGTTGAAAGACTGCATCGTGTCACGAGATGTGAATGAGAAGATTGTAGAAGAGTGCCGCAGGTATGTCGGAGTTGATTCAAAAGATAAGAAGGATGTTATCTACTTTTTGGACATCATGGAATATAATAACAAATTAGAAAAACTTATCAGATACCTTTTTAACGGAACTATTATATGCTCCAACGTTGATTACTGCAAGAAGATTACATACAatccaaataaaaaaatgtcgtTTCCGACCATCACCCTGGAAGGAGATAAGTTCGACACGTCAGGAAGCATGTCTGGGGGTTCcaacaaaaatatcaacCTCTTCTTACTTcattatgaaaaatatgaaaacaaaaaaaaagaacttctcgagaaggaacaaaagttGAAAGAAATAACGGCCAAATTGGATATGCTCAAAAAagcggaggaaaaaaaaaaaaaattgtgtaaaGATTTACAAATCTATGCCGACAATTTAAGCAACATAGAAAATAGAATACAAACGAGCAAGTACGGAAACATATCCCAAAAAATTGAGCAgtcgaaggaagaaatagaaaaggggagaaaagaacTAACAGAATTGTATGCTAAGCAAAAGAAACTCACTGAGGTGAtacacaaaattgaaaaagataTATCGGAGTATGAAAACAATAAagacaaaaaggaggaggacctAAAAGATTCAGTCAGAAAattaaagaataaaataaaactcctcgaaaatgaagaacataagaagaaagaagaagtcgATGGAGTACTCCTCCAAATagagaattacaaaaaacaaatggaaaaggaaagcaaCGATTTGGTCATCGCTGATGAAACAATAAAtcaaattgataaaaaaattgaagaaattgaaaataacGTAAATGCTTCATTGGAAGAACTGAAAAATCTCGATAAGAAAATTTTAGAACTCCAGGCCAGCTTCACTTGCtacgaaaatgaaataaaacaagtaataaaaaagatggaaagtttggaaaaaagaaaaagccaaCACATGCTTGACTTGAAGAAGCTAGATAACACTTTAATTGACCTACAGAAGGATTCCCAAACGGCCAGTGAAACTGTCAAGTATCTTAACAAGACGCACGTTTGGATCGAATCTTACGAGCCCCTGTTcaataaaaaatgcactcCATAtgattttgaaaattttaggCATGATGTcattcagaaaaaaatacaagccCTCCagaatgaacagaacaaattGTCCATAAACATTAATAGGAAGGCTGTGCAAATGTATGAACAGGTGCAAGTGGATTACAAGGATCTCATCACGAAGAAATCCCAGGTGGAGGAggacaagaaaaagataCAGGAAGTTATAGCAGATCTGGACGTGAAGAAAAGCGAGAGTTTACTTGCAATGTATGAGCAAATTAATGAGTACTTCCAGGCCATCTTTTCCACGCTGCTTAATAATGCACAGGCTAAGTTGAGTGTCGTGGACGGGGATCTCTCCAACGGGATTGAGATGAAG ATCGCTTTCAACAACAACTGGAAGGAGTCCCTAACGGAACTGAGCGGCGGTCAGAGGAGTCTCCTGGCTCTCTCCTTAATTTTGGCGCTGCTCAAAGTGAGAACCGTCCCGATGTACATACTGGACGAAATAGACGCAGCGCTGGACCTAAACCACACGCAAAACATCGGAGATATGATAAGGACGCAATTTCCGAACTCTCAGTTTATAATTGTATCTTTGAAGGAAGGTATGTTTTCGCACGCAGACGTTCTGTTCAAAATGAGATTTATCGATGGTATTTCGACCGTCAATCGGCATTCTCTTGATATTAGGCAGAGCAAAAACAATAGGGAGGTAACCGAGGTGAAGAGACGAAGGGTTACCATTCACGAGAGGGATCCGGACGACTGA
- a CDS encoding KIR protein — translation MSEGEIKDLKKLPSKTNYYDKFESSGYICSSSGTEPPEQEKQLRQKLKEEYKEVYILTSLITKAYCVACKMKEGAPQDNTPCRFLYYWLGNEIRSYIGQHKLSDVLQAIYRELSDVGGGHKCEITYKDVENDEELFKYRKKVFEHDHDYDTVQSYLRQGNTDCLDNWTWYEVDILPACNAVSAYCSKPQNMRIDYCTEFEGKYKKHCYQKLDDSNCKLVLVSESQTHVTRPDSRDGPTAESAATCTGNQNTGSPKPGSTGTCNPGSSGSDGGGSHSKGGEEASSSSDGGNIVGSVSGGLATVGLPAIGFLLYKYTDVFDGIKKSLFGGSNRNRRLGRSTVRRQHFEDTFTGNDSSTLGGDGSTTLGGGGGESSTLDGSSTDVSTIYDDEGRGRPIGRARTGTNNRRPGNIRYYAT, via the exons atgtcagaaggagaa ATAAAGGATTTGAAGAAATTACCATCAAAGACCAACTATTATGATAAGTTCGAGAGCAGTGGCTACATATGCAGTTCGAGTGGTACGGAACCCCCAGAGCAGGAGAAACAGTTGAGGCAAAAGTTGAAGGAGGAATACAAAGAAGTTTATATTCTTACAAGTCTCATCACGAAGGCGTATTGCGTGGCGTGCAAGATGAAGGAGGGAGCTCCACAGGATAATACACCCTGCCGCTTCCTTTATTATTGGTTGGGCAATGAAATCCGTTCGTACATAGGTCAGCACAAATTATCAGACGTCCTGCAAGCAATTTATAGGGAACTGAGTGATGTTGGAGGTGGGCATAAATGTGAAATTACATACAAAGACGTCGAGAATGACGAAGAACTTTTCAAATACCGTAAAAAAGTATTCGAACATGACCACGACTATGACACTGTACAGAGTTATTTGAGGCAGGGTAATACTGATTGTTTGGATAACTGGACATGGTACGAGGTCGACATTCTTCCAGCATGTAATGCTGTCAGTGCATACTGCAGTAAACCCCAAAATATGCGTATTGATTATTGTACGGAGTTCGaagggaaatataaaaagcaCTGTTATCAGAAACTTGATGATTCGAATTGTAAATTAGTGTTAGTATCCGAATCTCAAACGCACGTTACGAGACCTGATTCGCGTGATGGGCCCACTGCGGAATCAGCAGCAACTTGCACTGGAAACCAGAACACTGGAAGTCCCAAACCCGGTTCCACTGGAACTTGTAATCCCGGCTCTTCCGGTTCCGATGGTGGTGGTAGTCATTcaaaaggaggggaagaagcctcctcctcttctgaTGGTGGTAATATTGTTGGTTCTGTATCTGGTGGATTAGCAACCGTTGGATTACCAGCAATCGGTTTCCTTTTATACAAA tatactgatgtatttgatggaataaaaaaatccctcTTTGGTGGCAGTAATAGGAATAGAAGACTGGGAAGATCTACTGTTCGACGTCAACACTTTGAGGACACATTCACAGGGAACGATTCTTCTACCCTAGGTGGTGATGGTTCCACCACCttaggtggtggtggtggggaATCGTCCACTCTAGATGGTAGCTCCACCGATGTTTCTACCATATATGATGATGAAGGACGAGGTCGACCAATCGGAAGAGCACGGACAGGAACAAATAATAGAAGACCAGGAAATATACGTTACTATGCCACgtaa
- a CDS encoding DNAJ-like Sec63-like protein — protein sequence MSQFRDTFTKDSKKEPLLSYDDSAFIFFAGTVLICVLIPCTYIYIKSLFNKIFNNVSNKLKKSKHNSVYRSCACALCKEKLEKRNKSTTLWEKLGYRKIIQFFLLVIFWGLLFILVQQMLSTKPMQTFDPFEILEVHAGATVGEIKKAYRLKSLKYHPDKNPNDTSAAAKFILITKAYQALTDEISKENYEKYGNPDGPGMMKVGIGLPKLLIDEKYQLLILSIFFLIFLVFIPATFIIYYQRQKQYGPNGVKVETLQYLTYTINENSRAKSYPEMLAATAESRDIEFRQGDDEYVKKMIDELVEPKKRTFRIPVITKNYFIILAHMQRRYDLLSEEMKEDLKQILQFSLLITHSMIEISILRDWFLTAQAALTFRRCLIQALDIRSSSLLQIPHFTEGIIKHVHKGKLAVKEILDFVHQNHESRKGLNEMTDEEILDVKSFCNIVPDIKMTARILVEDESHIVKGDVASIYIHIDRTNLHENEAAGYIHAPFFPLPKFEEWWIVATYKGDDRILKYVHVKNCEKIIEEKLQFMVDRVGNLCVSIYIMSDCYFGCDKKLDLPFRAYSQTEIKREIFVHPEDIELDNEPTLFQQMIGDVGRRDDSSDEEETGAGGDPNRRNNFAHGNTATAAPRNSQNNQTNNAGNGNSSGNNNRNNNGGGVGGGGNPPSSQKSVSRDHENYVPDDDTNEDSGDE from the coding sequence ATGTCACAGTTTCGCGATACCTTTACGAAGGATAGTAAGAAAGAGCCATTATTAAGCTACGATGACTctgcattcatttttttcgcggGAACTGTCTTAATTTGTGTGTTAATTccatgtacatacatttacATCAAATCCCtatttaacaaaattttcaacaaTGTTAGTAACAAATTAAAGAAGTCCAAGCACAACAGTGTGTATCGGTCCTGTGCGTGTGCACTATGTAAGGAAAAACtagaaaagagaaataaaagCACCACACTATGGGAAAAGTTGGGATATAGGAAAataattcaatttttcctgttGGTCATATTTTGGGGATTGCTCTTTATCTTGGTGCAGCAGATGTTGAGTACGAAACCTATGCAGACATTTGACCCGTTCGAAATATTAGAAGTTCATGCAGGTGCAACAGTgggagaaattaaaaaggcgTATAGACTTAAATCATTGAAATACCATCCAGATAAGAATCCGAATGATACGTCAGCAGCtgcaaaatttattttaataactAAAGCGTATCAAGCATTGACGGATGAAATatcaaaggaaaattatGAGAAGTATGGAAATCCAGACGGACCTGGTATGATGAAGGTGGGAATTGGTCTACCCAAACTATTGATAGATGAAAAATATCAGTTGTTAatattatccatttttttcttaatattCCTTGTCTTCATTCCGGCCACTTTTATTATATACTACCAAAGACAAAAACAGTATGGGCCTAATGGTGTCAAAGTTGAAACCCTGCAATATTTAACGTATacaataaatgaaaatagcAGAGCTAAGTCATACCCAGAAATGCTCGCAGCTACGGCAGAAAGTAGAGATATTGAATTTAGACAGGGGGATGATGAAtatgtgaagaaaatgatagACGAATTAGTGGAaccgaaaaaaagaaccttcaGAATACCTGTAATAACGAAAAACTACTTCATAATATTAGCCCATATGCAAAGAAGGTATGATTTATTAtcagaagaaatgaaagaagatttGAAACAAATTCTTCAGTTCTCTCTACTCATAACACATAGTATGATAGAAATTAGTATTTTAAGGGATTGGTTTTTAACAGCACAGGCTGCTCTAACATTTAGAAGATGCCTCATACAAGCCCTTGACATTAGAAGTTCAAGTTTGTTGCAAATTCCCCATTTTACGGAAGGTATAATTAAGCATGTTCATAAGGGAAAATTAGCCGTGAAAGAGATTCTAGATTTTGTCCATCAAAATCATGAGTCAAGAAAGGGACTGAACGAAATGACCGATGAGGAAATTTTGGATGTCAAATCTTTTTGCAACATTGTTCCGGATATTAAAATGACTGCCAGAATTTTGGTGGAAGATGAAAGCCATATTGTGAAAGGGGATGTGGCTTCGATTTACATACATATTGATAGAACGAATTTACATGAAAATGAAGCCGCTGGGTATATCCATGCGCCTTTCTTTCCTCTGCCTAAATTTGAGGAATGGTGGATTGTGGCTACCTATAAGGGAGATGATcgtattttaaaatatgtacatgtaaaaAATTGTGAGAAAATAATTGAGGAAAAGTTACAATTTATGGTCGATAGGGTAGGCAATTTGTGTGTGTCCATCTACATCATGAGTGACTGCTACTTTGGATGTGATAAGAAATTGGACTTGCCATTCAGAGCCTACTCGCAAACAGAGATAAAGAGAGAAATTTTCGTGCACCCAGAAGACATCGAGTTGGACAATGAACCAACCCTCTTCCAGCAAATGATTGGCGATGTTGGCAGAAGAGACGACAGCagtgatgaagaggaaactGGCGCCGGTGGCGACCCCAATAGAAGGAACAACTTCGCACATGGTAACACCGCCACTGCGGCGCCTAGAAACAGCCAAAACAACCAAACGAACAATGCGGGAAACGGTAACAGCAGCGGCAATAACAATAGGAATAATAATGGAGGCGGTGTTGGTGGAGGTGGGAACCCTCCTTCATCCCAGAAGAGCGTGTCCAGAGATCACGAAAATTACGTGCCGGACGATGACACGAACGAAGACTCGGGTGATGAATAA